CTGATGTTTACTGTGCGACCGACCACGGCGGTCTTCTGACTCTTGAAAATCAAATCCTGGTAAGTTTGTGTAATCGCGCATGTGGAGACGGCTTCTTTTGTCGTCAAATATGCGGTCCCCATCTGAAGCCCAACGTTGAGGCCCTTTTCCACGAGATCCGCGACCATTCCGGCGACAAAAGCCGAAGCCCTTCCCGAACCGATTCCCCCAGCCAGGAGAACAGTCACTTCGCTCAAGAGAATACCTGCTGTAGCTGCGGCTTCCAGCTCGTTTAGATTGGCGCTCCAGAGGCTCAGGCTGTCGAACGTTCCTATGTGGCCGCCAGATTCGCAGCCTTCAAACACGAAACGCCTCAATCCCGCTTTTAAGCCTTCCGACAGAATTGCAGGAGAGGGGCAATGCAGATAGCAGCGGGTTCCGATTGCTTCAATGCGCTTGGCAAGATCGACGCTCCCTGCAGCGAGGATTGCGTAGGGTGGAGGATTCTCGGCCATGATCTCCAGATGCGGTTCATAATTCCTTCGGTTTATCTCCAGACCGATCAAGCCTACGCCGAATTTGCCTTTGGTTTTTTCTCTCGCCAGAGAGATTCCTTCCCTCGCAATAGGTGGCGGCATATTTCCCATTGCCAGAAAAGGCAAGGCTCCCTGTTCGGCCACTGCAGCAAGGAAATCAGGATTGTCGCTCACGTGCGCCATGGGTCCCTGCACGAGGGGGAAACCGGTATCGTGATCCGTGCATACACGGGAATCCTTGGTGAAAGGCCATGACGATGCTGACAAGGTGCAACGGCGTCCGAATTCGGCGATGATGTCTCGAGTTTTTCCGAACTTCCTGGCAAGCCTTTTTGCGAAGACAATGTCGTCTGAAAGCGGAAACAGTACATCTCCCGTATCCAGAGACTTTATCGGCGCTCGCAATGCAGTGCGAAGCTTTTCACGATACGCATCGAAATCCTCGGGATGTAGTGTGTCCTCAAATTTCTTTAATTCTCGGGTGATCTTTGTCGCCACCCGTGAGTAGACTCTCAACGGTGTGCTTGTGCTTTCCGCGAGGAGTGTGGTGGCCGGCATATTCAAAGCGCTCAGGAGTTCTTTGATAGAGGTATCCAAACCGGATTCAGGCATGAGCGAGAGATGCACGTCCAGAACAATTCCCAATGCACCGGCCGCAATCGCGCCTGCTGCGGTTCTGAAATCGATTCCACCCTGCAGGAAAACCGGCAAAGCGCAATTTCCGAGGATCTCCTGCAAAAGTACAAATCCAGCGGTCTCACTCACCCAGCCGGAACCTTCGTGGCCTTTTGCAATAAGCGCAGTGGCGCCGGCTTTCTCAGCCGCTTTTGCCTGTGGAGCATCTGCAACTTCAGCCAGGACGGGAAAGGCAAACTGCGCAAAGAAATCAGGCGCAAGCTCAACCATGCGCTCTGCATCTTCAAGGCTGATTATTGCTGCAACAGGCTGCTGAACTGTCCCAAGATCGTCAAGACCGATCCTTACACCATACGGAACGCCAGGCGGCATGGCGGCAGCAACCGGACCGGCTGTTGCATAATCGAAAAATCCCAGCCCTCCTGCACGCGTCACTTCCTCGACCAGAGTAGAGGTGTTATTTGCCGGAGGATTGACGAACAGAACCGGTACCTTCAATGCAGAAAGCAATTTCATGAGACCACCTTCAATGAACTGATTTTTTCAGATTCTTTCTGAACCACGAATCCGTAAAAGAGCACTTCTTTAACGGTTTCTATTTCGTGGATCAGGGATCCCTCGGCACCTTCGTGCAGCCATTTTTGGATGACGCCGTTGAGGAATCCGATAATTCCGTAAAACACGGTGAAATAATTCATCTGTTTGAGTCGGCCCGAACGGGATGCCTTCCAGCAACGCCTCTTCAGGCCGGGTAACCCGAGAATCAGCTCGCTGATGAACTTCTCGGAAAATTCTCTGCCGAATTCTTTGTGTTCCTGAATGATGACCTTGAAGAAAGCGGAATTGCTCTCGAAAAAGCTGAGATACATTCTGATGACGCTTTCGATGATTTTCAGGATGTCTTCTTCTGTGCTCAGGTCTTTCCTGGCAAGCTCGACGAATTCGGAAATAGTCGATTCCTTGAGAGCATTGAAGAGTCCTTCTTTAGTGCTGAAATAACGGTACACCGTGCCTTTGGCTATTCCTGCACGTTCAGCAATGGAATCGATGGTTGTCGCGTGGAACCCCTTTTCGGAGAATTCTTCAAGAGCCGCATGGAAGATTCTCTGCCTGGCATCCTTCTGTTTTTTTCGTTTGGATTTGTCAGGATCGCTTGGTTTACGGAGTGTTTGGAAAAGCAAGTCTTCCAGGATCGCAGCTTTTTGAATTCCCGAGGAGACCGCAGTGTCCAGCACGCTCCGGTACAATTCCCGCACGAGCGCATCCGAGTAAATCGGCGAAGCTGCGAGTGCTTCCGTTGCTTTTTCCACGAACAGCAAGACCAGTTCTTCCCGAGTGGTGTCTTCGTCTGGATTTTTTTGGAGTTCCGAGTTGAGAATCTTGATGAGCGCAGGAATAGCGAAGGTGTCCTTGTGGACTTTGGTTTTGGCAATAACCGTATTGATACGCTTTTCGAGGTCTTCCATACATGTCTCCTGACGGGATGCGCTCCCAAAAAAACACAATGGTCAGTCAACGATTTTCGAGTGACTGACCGGCTAGTCATGAGTCTATTTTTAGTGAACTCGTGAGTACATTGTCAAGATGTTTGTCAACAAACCAACTCGACATTCAATAATGATGCGAATTTAGTGAATAATTTTTGAGGAATGCGGGATGTGAAAAACTGGTAGATGGCGGCGTAGACGTTCATATATCAAATGTGGTCCCCCTTTTTGTAAACGCATTGTGAATTACCGCAAAGTTAGCGCCGATGGAGGCGGGGGATTTTTCCACGAATAACTGATTGCATATTCTGTTATGGATTTTTTCTTGACACCCGAACACCAAGGTTTTATACTTCGAAATATGTCGAACAATAGAACCATAAATTTGGAGCGATTCGCCGACATGTTCAAGGCGCTGGGCAATTCTCATCGACTCGCCATTTTTCTCCGACTCATCTCCTGTTGTCCTCCGGGTACCAAGTGGGTGGCAGGGCCGGAATCACGACGTGTGGTAGGTCAACTGGGTGAAGACCTGGGCATTGCCCCGTCAACGCTTTCTCACCACATAAAGGAACTCCGTACAGCCGGACTCATCAGTGCAGAAAGGCGAGGCAAAAACATCGAATGCTGGATCGATGCAGAGGCGCTGAACACCTTGGTGGATTTATTGACAGCTCAAGAATCGAACGATTCGGCTGCAGGTCAGATCCGTTGCTGTGCGTGCGAAGAGTCTGACTGAAGCCTAAGCCGCCAGGTCGCTCGACTCCTGAAGAGTCATCAACATTGATGGAGCAGGTTCTGACTAGCCTGGTCTCGTGGACATCTTCGTCCCTCTGAACAGTCTGTCAGAGCGCGAGAGTGGTTTGTCCTTATCACATGAAAAAGGAGGATGATTCCCCATGCTTTCAACAAATGCAGTGTCAGAGGACTTTGGTCGTATGATGGAACTTGCCCGACAAGGATTCCATTGCAGCGACATACTTGTCTCCATGGGCCTGGAGGCTCAGGCAAAGGTCAATCCCGACGCCGTTCGACTTGCGTCTGCCCTCGCCGGTGGAATCGGTTCGTCCGGTGATATCTGTGGAGCATTCACGGGTGGCGCTTGTCTTCTCGGTCTCTACGCCGGTAGGGGTGCACTGGATGAAGAAGAGGACCCGAGACTGAGAGTGATGATCTCAGAGTTGATGGACTGGTTCTCGGCTGAGCAAGAAAAGAGATACGGCGGAATTCATTGCAGCGAAATCATCGGGGATGATCCGCAAAATATGCCCATGAGATGCCCTCAGATTGTCGCGGCTGTTTACCGCAGGGTAAGGACAATTCTTGACCAGCATGGCTTCGACTGGAAGGCTGGACCCAAGCCGGTGAGACCAAAGAAAACTACGCACTCTTGCGACGCAGCCTGCCCGGTTGCAGCGAGGTTGTGACCGAGATCGATCATTTGAAGGGGGCACCGAATGAAAGACAAAGAGCCGAGTGAAATCAGAGAAGCCGTGCGGAGAAGATACGGAGAAATAGCTAATCATAGGACATCATGCGGGTGCGGGCCGCCAAGCTGTTGTGGAGGCCCGGTAGCGGCGCCGGACGGTTTGTCAGCACTCCGAGTGGGATATTCGCTGCAGGATCTGGAAATTGCGCCAGAGGGGTCCGATTTGGGGCTTGG
The sequence above is a segment of the Desulfomonile tiedjei DSM 6799 genome. Coding sequences within it:
- a CDS encoding TetR/AcrR family transcriptional regulator, which translates into the protein MEDLEKRINTVIAKTKVHKDTFAIPALIKILNSELQKNPDEDTTREELVLLFVEKATEALAASPIYSDALVRELYRSVLDTAVSSGIQKAAILEDLLFQTLRKPSDPDKSKRKKQKDARQRIFHAALEEFSEKGFHATTIDSIAERAGIAKGTVYRYFSTKEGLFNALKESTISEFVELARKDLSTEEDILKIIESVIRMYLSFFESNSAFFKVIIQEHKEFGREFSEKFISELILGLPGLKRRCWKASRSGRLKQMNYFTVFYGIIGFLNGVIQKWLHEGAEGSLIHEIETVKEVLFYGFVVQKESEKISSLKVVS
- a CDS encoding ArsR/SmtB family transcription factor gives rise to the protein MFKALGNSHRLAIFLRLISCCPPGTKWVAGPESRRVVGQLGEDLGIAPSTLSHHIKELRTAGLISAERRGKNIECWIDAEALNTLVDLLTAQESNDSAAGQIRCCACEESD
- a CDS encoding DVU_1555 family C-GCAxxG-C-C protein gives rise to the protein MLSTNAVSEDFGRMMELARQGFHCSDILVSMGLEAQAKVNPDAVRLASALAGGIGSSGDICGAFTGGACLLGLYAGRGALDEEEDPRLRVMISELMDWFSAEQEKRYGGIHCSEIIGDDPQNMPMRCPQIVAAVYRRVRTILDQHGFDWKAGPKPVRPKKTTHSCDAACPVAARL